A stretch of the Bacteroidota bacterium genome encodes the following:
- a CDS encoding PKD domain-containing protein codes for MRWRLYILSCFALLWFAPLRATHIVGGELYYDCLGNNNYQVTLKVYRDCINGIPPFDDPASIGIFDAVTGALVTDLVLTQPIINTITSTISVPCYVPAPGSVCEEEAIYTTQCFLPPNTNGYMMVYQRCCRNATIVNLVNPGGQGSSIVTYIPPASVAVCNSSARYNNYPPIYLCIGIPLIFDHSATDPDGDSLAYELCAPYNGADQNVPMPQPPNPPPYVPVTYVAPYTGSAPMASNPALSCNVNSGFLYGTPTMLGTWVVAVCCKEYRNGQLLNVSMRDFQFTVLPCTPIPVTGNININVAALNCTGLTIPFQQQSTNASIFLWNFGDPTTQADTSNVANPTYTYPANGTYTVTLVINPYTDCSDTDQVVITVTQPPLAQFAAPPPQCIETNNFSFVAGGTYGPSATLNWNFGPNANIPTSTQPNPSGIIFNAPGTYPVTLTITENGCTSTATQNVIVYPMPDAMFNTPDAEGCVPFTVQFNDASITGVPLTYFWDFGDGNTSTLPNPSHTYTQVGVYDVMLIISATSGCVATDTFFMPGLVVVNPVPTAAFTVDSLSVSIFDPFITATDLSTGADSCQLNWGDGYVSTNMCNETHAYWNYGEYTITQIVWNEYGCPDTAQLRVEVRPEHRFYIPNTFTPNGDGLNDVFMPAIMGAEDYRFLIFDRWGELIFDTQDADQGWDGRYKGDKCQQDVYVWKVEYTNAATGEGMSHIGHVNLIR; via the coding sequence TGTATTATGATTGTTTGGGCAATAACAACTATCAGGTAACACTTAAGGTGTACCGTGATTGTATCAATGGTATTCCCCCGTTTGACGATCCGGCATCGATAGGCATTTTTGATGCAGTAACCGGAGCACTTGTTACAGATCTTGTGCTCACACAGCCAATAATCAACACCATTACATCCACCATCAGTGTGCCGTGTTATGTGCCTGCACCGGGTTCGGTGTGTGAGGAAGAAGCCATATACACTACGCAATGTTTTCTGCCGCCTAACACAAACGGGTATATGATGGTGTATCAGCGTTGCTGCCGCAATGCCACCATTGTGAATCTGGTGAATCCGGGCGGGCAAGGCTCGTCAATTGTTACCTACATTCCGCCGGCATCGGTGGCTGTGTGCAACAGCAGTGCCCGCTATAACAACTATCCGCCTATTTATCTCTGCATTGGTATTCCGCTCATTTTCGACCATTCGGCCACTGACCCCGATGGCGATTCGCTGGCCTATGAGCTTTGCGCGCCCTACAATGGTGCTGATCAGAACGTACCTATGCCGCAGCCGCCCAACCCGCCGCCGTATGTGCCCGTAACTTATGTGGCGCCCTACACCGGCAGTGCCCCCATGGCAAGCAACCCGGCATTAAGCTGCAATGTAAACAGCGGCTTCCTCTATGGCACACCCACCATGCTGGGTACCTGGGTTGTGGCCGTGTGTTGCAAGGAATACCGAAACGGACAGCTGCTCAATGTGAGTATGCGTGATTTTCAGTTTACCGTGTTGCCCTGTACGCCAATTCCGGTTACCGGTAATATTAATATCAATGTGGCTGCTTTAAACTGTACCGGCCTCACCATACCGTTTCAGCAGCAAAGCACTAACGCCTCCATTTTCCTCTGGAATTTCGGCGATCCCACCACACAGGCCGATACATCCAACGTGGCCAATCCTACCTATACGTATCCTGCAAACGGCACGTACACTGTTACACTCGTGATTAATCCTTATACCGATTGTTCGGATACCGATCAGGTTGTAATTACAGTTACACAACCACCACTCGCACAGTTTGCAGCACCACCGCCACAATGTATAGAAACCAACAATTTCAGTTTTGTGGCCGGCGGCACGTATGGGCCATCAGCTACATTAAACTGGAACTTTGGCCCCAATGCCAATATTCCCACATCCACACAACCCAATCCCTCCGGCATCATTTTTAATGCACCAGGAACTTATCCGGTTACACTAACCATAACCGAAAACGGATGCACCAGTACGGCTACACAAAATGTAATCGTATATCCAATGCCCGATGCGATGTTCAATACACCCGATGCGGAAGGCTGTGTACCATTTACCGTACAATTTAATGATGCCTCTATTACCGGTGTGCCGCTTACCTATTTCTGGGATTTCGGCGACGGGAACACTTCTACACTGCCCAACCCGTCGCATACGTACACACAGGTAGGGGTATATGATGTAATGCTCATTATTAGTGCCACTTCTGGTTGTGTAGCTACTGATACCTTCTTTATGCCCGGCCTTGTGGTTGTGAATCCGGTGCCTACGGCGGCATTTACGGTTGACAGTTTGAGCGTTTCTATTTTCGATCCGTTTATTACGGCCACCGATCTCAGCACCGGAGCCGATTCGTGCCAGCTCAACTGGGGCGACGGCTATGTGTCAACAAACATGTGTAATGAAACGCATGCCTACTGGAATTATGGCGAATATACCATTACGCAGATTGTGTGGAACGAGTACGGTTGCCCCGACACGGCACAACTCCGCGTAGAAGTGAGACCCGAGCACCGGTTTTACATTCCCAATACATTTACACCAAACGGCGACGGACTGAACGACGTGTTTATGCCCGCCATTATGGGCGCCGAAGACTATCGTTTCCTGATTTTCGACCGCTGGGGCGAATTGATTTTTGATACGCAGGATGCTGATCAGGGTTGGGACGGACGCTATAAGGGCGATAAGTGCCAGCAGGATGTGTATGTGTGGAAAGTGGAATACACCAACGCCGCCACAGGAGAGGGCATGAGCCATATCGGGCACGTGAATCTGATTAGATAA